Proteins co-encoded in one Arachis stenosperma cultivar V10309 chromosome 7, arast.V10309.gnm1.PFL2, whole genome shotgun sequence genomic window:
- the LOC130940810 gene encoding ATP-dependent zinc metalloprotease FTSH 9, chloroplastic-like — MSALEYLSPLTHTQLYLNSDSNFHRWRRHTATSFRHVVTSTRFAPNSGQPRVPTRHANFSTDSLRFHVWGDFKRGYDRIRASSGQESDSAASSGEEKSGDGDKGSKTAAGSSSNRRKEKQQGKGGWWWWWLGSKGASGGSGGKWRWQPIVQAQEIGVLLLQLGIVVFVMRLLRPGIPLPGSEPRAATSFVSVPYSEFLSKINSDQVQKVEVDGVHIMFKLKPEVGTTGSDGSSEVASSGGGSKLLQQESESLVKSVSPTKRIVYTTTRPSDIRTPYEKMLENQVEFGSPDKRSGGFFNSALIAMFYVAVLAGLLHRFPVSFSQHTAGQIRNRKSGTSTGTKSSEQGESITFADVAGVDEAKEELEEIVEFLRNPDRYIRLGARPPRGVLLVGLPGTGKTLLAKAVAGEADVPFISCSASEFVELYVGMGASRVRDLFARAKKEAPSIIFIDEIDAVAKSRDGKFRIVSNDEREQTLNQLLTEMDGFDSNSAVIVLGATNRSDVLDPALRRPGRFDRVVMVETPDRIGREAILKVHASKKELPLAKDVDLGDIASMTTGFTGADLANLVNEAALLAGRQNKVVVEKIDFIHAVERSIAGIEKKTAKLQGSEKAVVARHEAGHAVVGTAVANLLPGQPRVEKLSILPRSGGALGFTYTPPTNEDRYLLFIDELRGRLVTLLGGRAAEEVVYSGRVSTGALDDIRRATDMAYKAIAEYGLSQSIGPVSIATLSNGGLDESGAVPWGRDQGHLVDLVQREVKALLQSALDVSLSIVRANPTVLEGLGAHLEEKEKVEGEELQKWLRLVVAPTELSVFISGKQESILPLQSLQTGS, encoded by the exons ATGTCTGCGTTGGAATACTTATCTCCATTAACACACACCCAACTTTACTTGAATTCTGACTCCAATTTCCATCGCTGGCGGAGGCACACGGCGACATCGTTTCGGCACGTGGTGACGTCGACACGTTTCGCTCCCAATTCGGGACAGCCTAGGGTTCCGACTAGGCACGCTAATTTCTCGACCGATTCGTTGAGGTTCCATGTTTGGGGAGATTTCAAGAGGGGATACGATAGGATTAGGGCTAGCAGTGGCCAAGAGAGCGATTCCGCCGCGAGTTCCGGCGAGGAGAAGAGTGGCGACGGCGACAAGGGATCGAAGACGGCGGCGGGGTCCAGCTCGAACAGGAGGAAGGAAAAGCAGCAGGGAAAGggagggtggtggtggtggtggttggggTCCAAAGGCGCCAGCGGTGGCAGCGGAGGGAAGTGGCGGTGGCAACCGATAGTTCAGGCTCAGGAGATTGGGGTTCTGCTTCTTCAGTTGGGGATTGTGGTGTTTGTTATGAGGTTGCTTAGGCCAGGGATTCCATTACCTGGGTCCGAACCTAGGGCTGCAACCTCGTTCGTGAGTGTTCCGTATAGTGAGTTCTTGAGCAAAATCAACAGTGACCAGGTTCAGAAGGTGGAGGTTGATGGGGTGCACATCATGTTCAAATTGAAGCCTGAGGTTGGAACTACTGGGAGTGATGGTAGTAGTGAAGTTGCTTCTTCTGGTGGAGGCAGTAAGTTATTGCAGCAGGAATCAGAGTCTTTGGTTAAGAGTGTTTCCCCAACTAAGAGAATTGTTTACACCACCACTAGGCCTAGTGATATTAGGACTCCTTATGAGAAGATGCTGGAGAATCAGGTGGAGTTTGGGTCGCCGGATAAGCGGTCCGGAGGGTTCTTTAACTCGGCATTG ATAGCAATGTTCTATGTTGCTGTGCTAGCAGGGCTTCTCCACCGATTCCCTGTAAGCTTTTCTCAG CACACAGCTGGACAGATTAGAAACCGCAAATCAGGAACTTCTACTGGTACAAAGTCATCTGAACAAGGTGAATCTATCACTTTTGCTGATGTCGCCGGTGTTGATGAGGCTAAGGAGGAGTTAGAAGAGATTGTG GAATTTCTTCGAAATCCCGATAGATATATACGGCTTGGAGCTCGTCCCCCGCGGGGTGTACTTTTG GTGGGTCTTCCTGGGACAGGTAAGACTCTACTAGCAAAAGCAGTGGCTGGGGAGGCTGATGTGCCATTTATAAGTTGTTCCGCTAGTGAGTTTGTAGAGTTGTATGTTGGCATGGGTGCCTCCCGTGTGAGAGATCTCTTTGCAAGGGCAAAGAAGGAAGCTCCATCCATAATATTTATTGATGAG ATAGATGCTGTGGCCAAAAGTCGGGATGGTAAATTTCGCATTGTCAGCAATGATGAACGAGAGCAAACATTGAATCAGTTGCTCACT GAAATGGACGGGTTTGACAGCAACTCTGCAGTGATTGTTCTTGGAGCTACCAATCGCTCAGATGTCTTGGACCCTGCACTCCGGCGACCAGGAAGATTTGACCGTGTAGTTATG GTGGAAACACCGGACAGGATCGGTAGGGAAGCTATTCTAAAAGTACATGCTTCCAAGAAAGAACTTCCTTTGGCCAAGGATGTTGACCTTGGCGACATTGCTTCTATGACCACTGGTTTCACGGG AGCGGACCTTGCAAACCTAGTAAACGAGGCTGCTTTACTGGCGGGAAGGCAGAATAAAGTTGTTGTGGAGAAGATTGATTTCATCCATGCTGTGGAAAGATCAATAGCT GGCATAGAGAAGAAGACTGCTAAATTACAAGGAAGTGAGAAGGCTGTAGTTGCACGACATGAAGCTGGTCATGCTGTAGTAGGCACTGCAGTTGCAAATCTTCTTCCTGGTCAGCCACGTGTTGAG AAACTGAGTATATTGCCAAGGTCCGGAGGGGCTTTAGGCTTTACTTATACTCCCCCAACAAATGAGGACAGATACTTGCTTTTCATTGATGAGTTGCGTGGTCGCTTGGTGACTCTTCTTGGAGGGCGTGCAGCAGAAGAAGTGGTTTATTCTGGTCGGGTATCAACAGGCGCACTTGATGACATACGACGAGCGACTGACATGGCATACAAAGCTATAGCTGAATATGGCCTAAGTCAGAGTATAGGCCCCGTGTCAATTGCCACCCTTTCTAATGGCGGACTGGATGAGTCTGGTGCAGTTCCTTGGGGAAGGGATCAG GGACATCTTGTTGACCTTGTCCAAAGAGAGGTGAAAGCATTATTGCAGTCTGCTCTGGATGTATCACTTTCCATTGTGCGAGCTAATCCTACTGTCTTGGAGGGTCTTGGTGCTCATTTGGAAG AAAAAGAGAAAGTAGAGGGTGAAGAGCTACAAAAGTGGTTAAGACTGGTAGTTGCACCAACGGAGCTTTCAGTCTTTATCAGTGGCAAGCAAGAATCTATTCTCCCGTTACAGTCATTGCAGACAGGTTCCTGA